The following are encoded in a window of Carya illinoinensis cultivar Pawnee chromosome 15, C.illinoinensisPawnee_v1, whole genome shotgun sequence genomic DNA:
- the LOC122296645 gene encoding ATP-dependent DNA helicase pif1-like gives MLLNHISGATSFEKLRTVNGVVLPTYREAATSHGLLNKDSSLEDCLEEACLYQIPSSLRHLFSTILVYCNPTNPKELWKRFEKEMSTDFLIRNVSSTVVRKMVLQDIASTLESMGKDINMYRFVPADIFYGQDEFTNREIDDERVVTIPTEDLLASQVLNSEQKNAYDLILHTLVSNKAGAFFVDGPAGTDKTFLYRALLAEIRSKNMIALATASSGVAASILPGGRTAHSRFKIPLNADKSSTCNVSKQGNLAKLLRLAKLIIWDEAPMSTKHSIEALDKMLQDINDTDLPFGGKVIVFGGDFRQVLPVIRNSTKEQQIDSSLASSYLWSILKKIKLTKNMRARLDPDFSHYLIEVGNGNAPITIDENIEIPKEMTIPYTNDLDSLNSLLDAVFGNISNYPDNLIEMSNRAVLTPKNRSVDEINTILINKFPGDVVRYYSFDETIDVSEQGIMEDFLNILTPNGLPPHELLLKRNCPIMLVRNINPSEGLCNGIRLTCCNFSHNLIDARISFGHHSGKRVFIPRIAFLPETTENNGFPFKRTQFPVRLSFAMTVNKSQGQTLNSVGIYLPEPVFSHGQLYVALSRAKTADSVKMLIRPTTSAVYETNYTKNIVYRNFLRLTNSL, from the coding sequence ATGTTATTGAATCATATCAGCGGAGCAACGTCATTTGAGAAATTAAGAACAGTTAATGGTGTTGTACTACCAACGTATCGTGAAGCAGCTACTTCTCATGGTTTGTTAAACAAAGATAGTAGCTTAGAAGATTGTTTAGAAGAAGCTTGTCTATATCAGATACCAAGTAGTTTAAGACaccttttctcaacaattttgGTGTATTGCAATCCTACGAACCCAAAAGAACTTTGGAAgcgatttgaaaaagaaatgtctACAGATTTTCTTATAAGAAACGTGTCGTCAACAGTTGTTAGGAAGATGGTTCTACAAGATATTGCTTCCACACTAGAATCTATgggaaaagatataaatatgtATCGTTTTGTTCCTGCCGATATATTTTACGGTCAAGATGAATTTACAAATAGAGAAATTGACGACGAACGAGTAGTCACAATTCCAACTGAAGATCTACTTGCATCACAAGTCCTAAATTCTGAACAAAAAAATGCATATGATTTGATATTGCATACATTAGTATCAAATAAAGCTGGTGCTTTTTTCGTTGATGGCCCTGCTGGTACCGATAAAACTTTTCTATACAGAGCACTTCTAGCAGAAATTAGATCGAAAAATATGATAGCACTTGCAACTGCGTCATCCGGTGTTGCTGCCTCCATCTTACCTGGAGGACGAACAGCACATTCAAGATTTAAGATTCCATTAAATGCAGATAAAAGCAGCACATGTAATGTGAGTAAACAGGGAAATCTTGCTAAATTATTACGACttgcaaaattaattatatgggatGAAGCACCCATGTCTACAAAACATTCAATAGAAGCATTAGATAAAATGTTGCAAGATATTAATGATACAGATCTCCCTTTTGGTGGGAAAGTTATTGTTTTTGGTGGAGACTTTCGACAAGTATTACCTGTGATTCGTAATAGCACAAAAGAACAACAGATTGATTCAAGCTTAGCTTCTTCTTATTTATggtctattttaaaaaaaataaaattaacaaaaaatatgagAGCCAGATTAGATCCAGATTTCTCGCattatttaattgaagttgGCAATGGTAACGCACCCATAACTATTGACGAAAATATCGAAATTCCCAAAGAAATGACCATTCCCTATACCAATGATCTTGACTCTCTAAATTCTTTATTAGATGCTGTTTTTGGAAATATTTCTAACTATCCAGACAATTTAATAGAAATGTCAAATCGAGCTGTATTAACTCCAAAAAATCGGtcagttgatgaaataaatacTATTCTCATTAACAAATTCCCTGGCGACGTTGTACGATATTATAGCTTTGATGAAACAATTGATGTATCTGAACAAGGTATTatggaagattttttaaatatattgacacCGAACGGATTGCCACCACATGAATTGTTACTTAAAAGAAATTGTCCTATTATGTTAGTTAGAAATATTAATCCTTCAGAAGGTCTTTGCAATGGAATACGATTAACTTGTTGCAATTTTAGTCATAATCTGATCGATGCACGAATTTCATTTGGTCACCACAGTGGTAAAAGAGTTTTTATACCTAGAATTGCATTTTTACCAGAAACAACTGAAAATAACGGCTTCCCATTTAAGAGGACACAATTTCCTGTTAGGTTAAGTTTTGCAATGACAGTAAATAAATCACAGGGACAAACGTTAAATTCTGTCGGAATATACTTACCAGAACCTGTCTTTTCTCATGGACAGTTATATGTTGCACTTTCAAGAGCTAAGACTGCTGATTCGGTCAAAATGCTCATAAGACCAACGACAAGTGCTGTTTATGAaacaaattatacaaaaaacattgtatatagaaattttttaagattaacaAATTCATTATAA
- the LOC122296646 gene encoding replication protein A 70 kDa DNA-binding subunit D-like — MDPRHQRGPYQFQWTINSKTIVEEIEEDEPALRLPEYNLVPLNELGVHIDTDAEIDILALAIHMNPPNEVNTNHGKSLIQEIYLIDPGLKLLRLTMWNRFVHDECREISDLILAKPIILGTRIKVSSYNGLSLSSRPTSVFIVEPLLSSSVALRTWAAQNDKLLEEIIGNSFGSASSSSTDPIIKVSEIAEKLISAPTMANCAYASI, encoded by the exons ATGGATCCAAGGCATCAAAGAGGACCATATCAGTTTCAATGGACAATAAACTCCAAGACCATTGTTGAAGAGATCGAAGAAGACGAGCCAGCACTTAGACTGCCAGAATATAACCTTGTTCCTTTGAATGAACTTGGCGTACACATAGACACAGATGCTGAAATAG ATATTTTGGCACTTGCAATTCATATGAACCCGCCAAATGAAGTGAATACGAACCATGGAAAATCGTTGATCCAAGAGatatacttgattgatccaGG tcTAAAACTCCTGCGTTTAACAATGTGGAATCGCTTTGTTCATGACGAATGCCGCGAAATTTCTGACCTTATTCTGGCAAAGCCAATTATTTTAGGAACACGGATCAAAGTTTCTTCTTATAATG GCCTATCGCTGTCATCAAGACCGACGAGTGTCTTTATTGTTGAACCCCTTCTTTCATCTTCTGTTGCATTACGTACATG GGCAGCACAAAATGATAAATTGCTGGAAGAAATCATTGGAAATAGTTTTGGATCAGCTTCAAGTAGTTCTACCGATCCAATCATAAAAGTATCTGAAATCGCAGAAAAACTGATATCTGCTCCAACAATGGcg AACTGTGCATATGCTTCAATTTga